The Pedobacter roseus genome contains a region encoding:
- a CDS encoding FtsW/RodA/SpoVE family cell cycle protein, which translates to MFQALLNKTKGDRWIWLIIILLSLISVMAVYSATGTLAYKKGEAVEKLLLTKHLIFVLMGIGMIYIAHLLDYRYYAGISKVLMIVTIPLLFYTLIFGTNLNDASRWVKIPVIGLTFQTSDLAKLALITFLARMLTKKQENIKNVKESFIPIMGSVCVVFVLIALANLSTALMLFGVSILLLIIGRISIKQIAIVCAGGFILLLFVFFLGPRRKTYMSRINTFMHPEMQHSDKTFQADQAKIALATGGVFGKGPGNSTQRNFLPHPYSDFIFAIIIEEWGTVGGIVIMILYLVLLYRCIKIVTRAPKAFGALLAAGLSFSLTIQAFANMAVAVGLGPVTGVPLPLVSMGGTSMIFTSVAFGIILSVSRDVEENANAATKEEKDKVRNKVIIGEIPAIA; encoded by the coding sequence ATGTTTCAGGCATTACTTAATAAAACAAAAGGCGATAGGTGGATCTGGTTGATCATCATCCTGCTTTCGCTTATATCAGTAATGGCTGTGTATAGTGCAACTGGTACATTGGCCTATAAAAAAGGAGAAGCAGTAGAAAAACTTTTGCTAACCAAGCACCTTATTTTTGTACTGATGGGTATTGGTATGATTTACATCGCCCACCTGCTCGATTACCGTTATTATGCCGGTATCTCGAAGGTTTTGATGATCGTAACCATTCCCTTGCTCTTTTATACACTAATATTCGGTACCAACTTAAACGATGCTTCCAGGTGGGTTAAAATACCTGTAATTGGATTAACTTTTCAAACCTCCGATTTAGCGAAATTAGCTTTGATCACCTTTCTGGCGCGTATGCTTACCAAAAAGCAGGAAAATATTAAAAACGTAAAAGAATCATTTATACCAATTATGGGTTCGGTTTGTGTGGTATTTGTTTTAATCGCACTTGCCAACTTATCAACAGCATTGATGCTGTTTGGTGTAAGTATTTTGCTGTTGATTATCGGCAGGATTAGTATTAAACAGATTGCGATTGTTTGTGCAGGGGGCTTTATACTGCTATTATTCGTTTTCTTTTTGGGGCCAAGGAGAAAAACATACATGTCGCGTATCAATACGTTTATGCATCCCGAAATGCAGCATTCAGATAAAACTTTCCAAGCAGATCAGGCGAAAATCGCCTTAGCTACTGGTGGTGTTTTTGGTAAAGGACCAGGTAATAGTACACAGCGCAATTTCCTGCCACACCCATATTCCGATTTTATTTTCGCCATTATTATTGAAGAATGGGGAACTGTGGGAGGAATTGTAATTATGATACTATACCTGGTGCTTTTATACCGATGTATCAAGATCGTAACCCGGGCGCCCAAGGCCTTCGGGGCATTGCTGGCTGCCGGACTAAGTTTTAGTCTGACCATCCAGGCTTTTGCAAACATGGCTGTAGCAGTAGGTTTAGGCCCGGTAACAGGAGTTCCGCTTCCATTGGTAAGTATGGGGGGTACATCGATGATTTTTACCAGTGTGGCCTTTGGAATTATTTTGAGCGTAAGCCGCGATGTTGAAGAAAATGCAAACGCAGCAACAAAAGAAGAAAAAGATAAGGTAAGAAATAAAGTAATAATAGGTGAGATACCTGCGATAGCTTAG
- the murG gene encoding undecaprenyldiphospho-muramoylpentapeptide beta-N-acetylglucosaminyltransferase, translating to MNNSPKIIISGGGTGGHIFPAVAIANALKRLVPACEILFVGANGRMEMEKVPAAGYKIIGLNISGMQRGSIVKNLSLPFKVIGSVRRAIQIINDFKPDAVVGVGGYASGPLLYAASLKAIPYLIQEQNSYAGVTNKWLGKKASKICVAFDGMDQFFPADRILKTGNPVRKEVVDIQGKHFQGAELLKLDPLKKTIMVTGGSLGAGTLNKAIEKHLPEIIAQDVQVIWQTGKYYYQGIIERLGLEYHPNVRILEFLNKMDLAYAAADIIISRAGAGTIAELCLIKKPVILVPSPNVAEDHQTKNAMALVKNGAALLINDRSAEDTLVNEALALLNNKEQSEKLAESIGKMALPEADEIIAGEVLKLIK from the coding sequence ATGAATAATTCCCCAAAAATTATCATATCAGGTGGTGGCACCGGCGGGCACATTTTTCCCGCCGTAGCCATAGCCAATGCGCTGAAGCGCTTGGTGCCCGCTTGTGAAATTTTATTTGTGGGCGCAAATGGCCGCATGGAAATGGAAAAAGTTCCTGCAGCCGGATATAAAATAATTGGTTTAAATATCAGTGGTATGCAGCGTGGCTCGATCGTAAAAAACCTGTCGCTTCCCTTTAAGGTCATCGGCAGCGTGCGCAGGGCTATACAGATTATAAACGATTTTAAACCTGATGCGGTTGTGGGTGTTGGTGGTTACGCTTCCGGACCTTTATTATACGCTGCCTCATTAAAAGCGATTCCGTACCTTATCCAGGAACAGAATTCTTATGCTGGGGTAACCAATAAATGGTTGGGTAAAAAAGCATCCAAAATATGTGTCGCTTTTGATGGCATGGATCAGTTTTTCCCTGCCGACAGGATTTTAAAAACCGGAAACCCTGTGCGTAAAGAAGTAGTCGATATTCAGGGGAAACACTTTCAGGGTGCGGAGCTGCTAAAATTAGACCCTTTGAAAAAGACCATTATGGTTACCGGAGGGAGTTTGGGTGCGGGAACACTGAATAAAGCAATTGAAAAACATTTGCCCGAAATCATTGCACAGGATGTGCAGGTAATCTGGCAAACAGGTAAATACTACTATCAGGGAATAATCGAAAGGTTGGGGCTTGAATACCATCCAAACGTTCGCATCCTCGAGTTTTTAAATAAAATGGATCTGGCCTATGCTGCTGCAGATATAATCATCAGCCGTGCTGGAGCAGGAACCATTGCTGAGCTTTGTCTGATTAAAAAACCGGTGATCCTGGTGCCTTCGCCAAATGTTGCTGAAGATCATCAGACCAAAAATGCAATGGCTTTGGTAAAAAACGGAGCCGCTTTATTAATTAACGACCGCTCTGCTGAAGACACCTTGGTTAATGAGGCACTGGCCCTGCTAAACAATAAAGAACAAAGTGAAAAGCTTGCAGAAAGCATAGGTAAAATGGCACTGCCCGAAGCCGATGAAATTATTGCAGGCGAAGTATTGAAACTGATTAAATAA
- a CDS encoding UDP-N-acetylmuramoyl-L-alanyl-D-glutamate--2,6-diaminopimelate ligase produces the protein MQLQDLLYGVTIKELVGKTDREINALNFDSRKVGKDDVFFAVVGTLADGHQFIDQTVKQGAGVIVCENLPEIDDFTVTYVKVENTSVALGIMAGNYFGNPSADLKLIGITGTNGKTTIATILFKLLKELGYKTGLLSTVENYINETVVTATHTTPNPIALNELLRQMVDAGCDYCFMEVSSHAVSQHRIEGLTFAGGVFSNITHDHLDFHKTFDAYLKAKKAFFDGLPKSAFALTNIDDKNGMVMLQNTKAYKKTYALKQLADFKAKIIENQFSGLHLDIDNEDVYFKLVGSFNAYNLLAVYGTAVLLEQDKLKVLTLLSRLSGAEGRFDYITSEDKIIGIVDYAHTPDAVQNVLSTIANIRKGTEQVITVIGCGGDRDKTKRPIMAQVACDWSDKVILTSDNPRTEDPQTIISEMEEGVSPTNKRKTLSILDRREAIKTACHLAKAGDIILVAGKGHEKYQEINGVRNHFDDKEILLEQLKPIS, from the coding sequence ATGCAATTACAGGATTTACTTTATGGCGTAACGATTAAAGAATTGGTTGGAAAAACCGATAGGGAAATCAATGCGCTTAATTTCGATTCGCGTAAAGTAGGGAAAGATGATGTTTTCTTTGCTGTAGTTGGAACTTTAGCAGATGGGCATCAGTTTATCGATCAAACCGTAAAACAGGGTGCAGGGGTAATTGTATGTGAAAATCTGCCAGAGATCGATGATTTTACCGTAACCTATGTTAAAGTAGAAAATACTTCGGTGGCCCTGGGCATCATGGCGGGTAATTATTTCGGAAATCCGTCGGCAGATTTAAAACTGATTGGCATTACCGGAACTAATGGGAAAACCACGATCGCCACAATCCTTTTCAAATTATTAAAAGAGTTAGGATATAAAACCGGGCTTTTATCAACGGTTGAAAATTATATCAACGAGACAGTTGTTACCGCAACTCATACTACGCCCAATCCGATTGCATTGAACGAACTGTTAAGGCAGATGGTTGATGCAGGCTGCGATTATTGCTTTATGGAAGTGAGTTCGCATGCGGTATCACAACACCGTATTGAGGGATTGACATTTGCGGGAGGTGTTTTTTCAAATATCACACACGATCACCTGGATTTTCATAAAACCTTTGATGCTTATCTGAAAGCTAAAAAGGCATTTTTCGACGGCTTGCCTAAATCGGCATTTGCATTGACCAATATCGACGATAAAAACGGTATGGTGATGTTGCAGAACACAAAAGCATATAAAAAAACGTATGCGCTTAAGCAACTGGCCGATTTTAAAGCAAAAATTATCGAAAACCAGTTTAGTGGTTTGCATTTAGATATCGATAACGAAGATGTTTATTTCAAACTCGTTGGTTCTTTTAATGCCTATAACCTTTTGGCAGTTTACGGAACAGCAGTTTTACTCGAACAGGATAAGTTAAAGGTACTAACGCTGTTGAGCCGTTTGTCAGGAGCCGAGGGAAGGTTCGATTACATTACATCCGAAGATAAAATTATCGGTATTGTAGATTATGCCCATACTCCCGATGCGGTTCAGAATGTATTGAGTACCATCGCCAATATCCGTAAGGGAACCGAACAGGTAATTACCGTAATCGGTTGTGGTGGGGATCGTGATAAAACCAAACGCCCGATCATGGCACAGGTGGCCTGCGATTGGAGCGATAAAGTGATTTTAACTTCTGATAACCCGCGTACTGAAGATCCGCAAACGATTATCAGTGAAATGGAAGAAGGGGTATCGCCCACTAATAAGCGTAAAACCTTATCCATTTTAGATAGAAGAGAAGCTATAAAAACAGCCTGTCATTTGGCAAAAGCTGGAGATATTATTCTGGTTGCGGGTAAAGGTCATGAAAAATACCAGGAAATTAATGGCGTAAGGAACCATTTTGATGATAAAGAAATTTTACTTGAACAACTAAAACCAATCAGCTAA
- the mraY gene encoding phospho-N-acetylmuramoyl-pentapeptide-transferase codes for MLYLLFEYLHKHYDIPGLRLFQYITFRASISIILSLVITTVYGRRLIDFLHKKQVGETVRNLGLEGQMQKQGTPTMGGIIILLGILIPTLLFANISNIYVILMIITTIWMGAIGFLDDYIKVFKKNKEGLAGRFKVVGQVGLGLIVGTTMYFHPNIVVRETVQDNVKNTSSVPMVLRQKGETFYYTQDVKSSKTNMPFYKNNEFDYAKVLKFLGGDYQKYAFIIFLAFTVFIITAVSNGANITDGIDGLATGTSAVIGITLGILAYVSGNTIMADYLNIMYIPNSAELMIFAGAFVGACVGFLWYNSYPAQIFMGDTGSLAIGGIIAAFALMIRKELLIPILCGIFLVELVSVIMQVSYFKYTKKKFGEGRRIFLMSPLHHHYQKKGYHEAKIVTRFWIIGIMLAIMTIVTLKLR; via the coding sequence ATGTTATATTTATTATTCGAATACCTGCATAAGCATTACGATATCCCCGGATTGAGGTTGTTCCAGTATATAACCTTCCGTGCTTCTATTTCCATTATTTTATCACTGGTCATCACTACGGTATATGGTCGCAGGCTGATTGATTTTCTGCATAAAAAACAAGTAGGCGAAACGGTAAGGAATTTAGGCTTGGAAGGCCAGATGCAAAAACAGGGTACCCCTACCATGGGTGGTATTATTATCCTGTTAGGTATTCTGATCCCTACCTTACTATTTGCCAATATTTCCAATATCTATGTGATCTTAATGATCATCACCACGATCTGGATGGGTGCCATTGGGTTTTTGGATGATTATATCAAAGTTTTCAAAAAAAATAAAGAGGGTTTAGCTGGCCGTTTTAAAGTGGTTGGCCAGGTAGGACTCGGACTGATTGTAGGTACTACGATGTATTTTCACCCAAATATAGTGGTGAGGGAAACCGTTCAGGATAATGTTAAAAACACTTCGTCTGTGCCGATGGTATTGCGTCAAAAAGGCGAAACGTTCTATTATACCCAGGATGTGAAATCCAGCAAGACCAATATGCCTTTTTATAAGAACAATGAGTTCGATTACGCCAAGGTACTAAAGTTTTTAGGTGGCGATTACCAGAAATATGCTTTTATCATATTCCTGGCTTTTACCGTATTTATTATTACAGCAGTTTCGAACGGAGCTAATATTACCGATGGCATTGATGGGTTAGCTACCGGAACATCTGCGGTAATTGGGATCACACTGGGTATTTTGGCTTATGTATCGGGTAATACGATAATGGCTGATTACCTGAATATCATGTATATCCCCAATTCGGCGGAGCTGATGATTTTTGCTGGCGCATTTGTCGGCGCGTGTGTGGGCTTCCTTTGGTACAACTCTTATCCCGCCCAGATTTTTATGGGTGATACCGGAAGTTTGGCCATAGGAGGCATTATAGCAGCATTTGCATTAATGATTCGTAAAGAACTTTTGATCCCGATTTTATGTGGAATCTTCCTGGTAGAACTGGTGTCGGTAATTATGCAGGTATCTTATTTTAAGTATACCAAAAAGAAATTTGGCGAAGGAAGAAGGATTTTCCTGATGTCGCCGCTGCACCACCATTATCAAAAGAAAGGTTATCACGAAGCCAAAATTGTAACCCGTTTCTGGATCATCGGAATCATGCTGGCAATTATGACGATAGTAACATTGAAGTTGAGGTAG
- the murD gene encoding UDP-N-acetylmuramoyl-L-alanine--D-glutamate ligase codes for MSTNNTTSSNTKSAMAGNGRVVILGAGESGVGAAKLAQTKGFEVFVSDYGIISDKYKAALEKLGVPFESEKHTEELILNATEVIKSPGIPPSAPIIKKLVAKGISVVSEIEFAKRYTNAKTICITGSNGKSTTSLLTYHILKNAGLNVGLAGNIGQSFAAQVATESYDYYVLEISSFMLDDMFKFKADIAVLLNITPDHLDRYDYKLENYAASKMRIVQNQTADDVFIYCADDEESLKAIALTKPLAKSYPFSIIKKVETGAFLEETTIHILTEPNNELTMTISDLALQGKHNIYNSMASGIVSKVLELRNETIRESMGNFKNIEHRLEHVAKISGIDFINDSKATNVNSTWYALESMTSDVVLIMGGVDKGNDYNMLKDLVKSKVKAIVCLGKDNKRIHDAFEDDVEVIVNTFSADEAAQIAFHLAKRGDAVLLSPACASFDLFKNYEDRGNQFKAAVREL; via the coding sequence ATGAGCACAAATAATACTACATCAAGCAATACTAAGTCAGCAATGGCAGGGAATGGCCGTGTAGTTATTTTAGGTGCTGGTGAGAGTGGTGTTGGTGCTGCAAAATTGGCCCAGACTAAAGGCTTCGAGGTTTTTGTATCAGACTATGGAATAATCAGCGATAAATACAAAGCTGCTTTAGAAAAACTTGGCGTCCCATTCGAGTCTGAAAAACATACCGAAGAGCTGATTTTAAATGCTACAGAAGTAATTAAAAGTCCAGGTATTCCGCCAAGCGCGCCGATCATTAAAAAGTTGGTTGCTAAAGGGATTTCAGTGGTATCGGAAATCGAGTTTGCCAAAAGATACACCAATGCCAAAACCATCTGTATTACCGGTTCAAATGGTAAATCGACAACCAGTTTATTAACCTATCACATTTTAAAAAATGCAGGTTTAAATGTGGGGTTGGCAGGTAACATTGGTCAGAGTTTTGCGGCGCAGGTGGCTACAGAAAGTTATGATTATTATGTGCTGGAGATCTCGAGCTTCATGCTTGATGACATGTTCAAATTTAAAGCCGATATCGCGGTTTTGTTGAACATCACGCCAGATCATTTAGACCGTTACGATTATAAGCTGGAAAATTATGCCGCATCAAAAATGCGTATCGTTCAAAACCAGACGGCAGATGATGTTTTCATTTACTGCGCTGATGATGAAGAAAGCTTAAAAGCCATTGCTTTAACAAAACCTTTGGCAAAAAGTTATCCATTTTCAATTATTAAAAAGGTTGAAACTGGTGCTTTTTTAGAAGAAACTACAATACATATCCTTACAGAACCAAATAACGAATTAACCATGACGATTTCAGATTTAGCCTTACAAGGCAAGCACAACATTTATAATTCTATGGCATCAGGAATCGTGTCGAAAGTTTTAGAATTAAGAAATGAGACTATCCGCGAAAGCATGGGCAACTTCAAGAATATTGAACACAGGTTAGAACATGTGGCCAAAATTTCTGGAATTGATTTCATCAATGATAGTAAAGCAACCAATGTAAACTCTACCTGGTATGCTTTAGAGAGCATGACCAGTGATGTAGTGCTGATTATGGGCGGTGTTGATAAAGGAAACGATTACAACATGCTTAAAGACCTGGTTAAAAGTAAGGTAAAAGCTATTGTGTGTTTGGGTAAGGATAACAAACGTATCCACGATGCATTTGAGGATGACGTGGAAGTAATTGTAAATACTTTTTCGGCTGATGAGGCAGCGCAGATCGCTTTCCATTTAGCTAAACGTGGAGATGCAGTATTGTTATCACCAGCCTGTGCTAGTTTCGATTTGTTTAAAAATTATGAAGACCGCGGTAACCAGTTTAAAGCGGCAGTTAGAGAATTATAA